TGCTAAAAGTTGGAGTCTCACTGCAAACAATAAAACCCCATAGACAACTTGAAATTGTACCGCACATGAACCACACATGATGATTATTAGGCAAGAACCCTAATAATCAGTCAGTGTGGCCACAACAAAGACAGGACAAGGCACTCACCGAATGGTCGTATGTGGCAAGTTAGACAATTgcagtccggcaaaaccaaaCAGATTCCTTCTAAAAGGTATTGTCTGTCTCTAaaaattggttttatttttccttttttctgaaCAATTCTTCTGgtatataaaataagagattTGATTGCTCAAATATGTAACTAAAAAATCATTGCATCTCAAATGCAACATAATAGATTAtttgtatttagcattattaAGATCTACAACCGCAATAAGCAGAATAGGTAAAGAATCACCAAAAAGAGTTTTTCCATGAAATGATTAATGAGAATCATGTACCTGAAACTTGTTTTTCCATCTGAAGGCAGAAGGATCAGTGAAGGAAAAGTCAGGGTCATATCCTCCACCAAATTTATCTGTATCCATTTCATGTTGGTGTCTCTTATCTGGTAACCTTGGCTTGGAGCTAACTGTACCAAGAGAGGATACTGAATCTTGCACAACTGATGCAGAACTAGAAGCTGACCCAACTTTCAACGAGTCACAGGGATAAGACCCAACTCCATGAGTTAATTCTCTTAACTTTTGCTCCAAAAGCATACTCAAAGAATCACCCCCTATCACATTGTATCCCAGTGAAGATAACCTCAAACTATCTGTGTCAAGCGCCATACTTTTACCTCGGTGATCCAGGTAACTACCAGTACTTTTCTGTGCAACCTGACAAGCAGTGTCAGAACCATGCATCGATCGTGTCAGCGGGGCTGTGAATGTAAAAGAAACAACATCAACACCTTTCTTTCTGCTGTCTTGACTCCAACCCAAGTCCTGATTGATAACCGATTTAGATTGGACTGGCTTCTGACTGTTGCCATTCAAAATATCATCGGCAATCCgatttttctcaaaatgaaaTTCCCTATCTATTGTTCGTTTCTTCCTAGGGAAGTTCTTTGCACTACAATAAGCTTCTTTATCACCATCTGCCACCTCTAAGCCTAGCTTCCTGGATCCAAGTTTGGAGTTCCCAGTGGATTTACTTAAGTTTTTGTGACGCCCATAAGATGAATCCACAGAAAGCACTTTTCTACCCTGGGAGTTCGAAACTGAGGACTTCGaatgcaatttttctttttctatgaGGCAATTTTGCTTCTGGTTATTCTGCCTTAAAACTCCAGAAGCATTACGCATAGAAGATTTCTTAGGCAAATTCTTATGGATTATTGGCTGGCTCTTGAAGGGCTGGTTTATGCTAACCTCACTTTGTTCTTTCTGTCTTACCAAACTTCTACTGGTACCTGAATTTATTCCTTCCCTTTTCTGGACATTGACTTTAGCTTGAATTGCAAGTGAAACAGACTTAGTTTTACTTGCTAAACCAGAAGAGACTTCTTCCATGCCAGTAGAAGCCCCGAAGGATGTATCAACAGATCCATTCCAGCTCTTGTTCATAGACTGCCCCTTGAGATACTTGGCAACGTTAGATTCAACTGGCCTTCGAGAAGTTTCTGCAACCCTGGATGTTTTATGAGCAGCTTTGACTTTCTCCTTTTGATCTTGAACTTTCAGGTTCACAGAAGAAGACCCAACCATTGGCACTTTTTGGGCGGCCTCCACTCTCAGTTTGAGATCCCGAACTTTCAAGTGTACTGACGAAGAACCTACCAGAGGCAATTTGGCTTTGGTGGCAGCTTGAGGTCCAGGGTCAATAATTCTTGCAGCTGCTTCCATTATGTGAGCAGCATTCTTTGTGGGAACAAAGCCAGGACTCTTGATAGGGGACAAAAGCTTGTGGTGCGTACTCGGAATAGATTTAGCTGATTTAGGAGGcaatatttcagtttggaaCTTCTCAATTGGCCTGCTTAGCTTCTTTGGGGGTTTTGACTCCACAAAGTTCCGTGCAGGGCCCTCCACCTTATTCAGCAGATTTCCAGAATGCATTATCTGGGGGTCATGATGATAATCAAAATAATTCGTGGGATAATGAGCATCTTGAAGTGAATGAGTGTCAAAATATGGCGTGGAGTAGGGCTCAGAAGAATTCAATGTGGGTAAGGATTCTAGTCCCATAAGCCTGGCAACTACTCCAGGGGCCCTACTTCCACATCCTTCATCTGTAACTGACGAGGCACAACTAAAATCGCTACTTCCTTTGATACTTGACCCTGCTCCAGTTTCATCTTCACCTATCTGGACAAATCAGAAGAATCAGAAGACTGTCTGAAATTAAGTTATGATGTTCAAGTATTAagatcttgaaaaataaaaccctaactAGCCACATTCTCACCAGATGGAGCCGTGTCATTGGCAAGTTGCCATCGCTTTTCTTTCCCTGTTTGGAATGCTCTGcacagaaaggaaaaaaaaatataagtatatatagccatgaaagaaaaaatcatataaagaaaattatgttCTGCACAGTGACTCAGATATTTGATATTGAATATCTTAGTAGGGCGGAATACACTTCTACCAGGTAAATCTGACTTGTTTGTGAACAACTTCTTCCGCGATTTGGCAGTCCAGTCAAATAGGTGAAAGAAGCTGCCTGCATAACCACCTCCACTTTTTGAACCTTCTTTCTCCACTCCCATTTTTCTCatgcagaaaatgaaaaggcTAATTCAATGTTTATGGTTGCAGAATCAAGAGGAGCATCAAATTTCCCTTCGCCAACCAAAATCCATCTGCAACatgatcaaacaaaataaatttatactcTTCTACCCTGTTGCATGACTTAAATTACTTCTAAAAAGGGTTTCTCTTTTCTAATAGGTAATCACAACAAACACGCCCAACACGTTACACACTCATATGGAAGTCCTAATAATAGAAAATACTAGTCAACCCTGAAGTGGAAGGGGAACTTTGGATGATGATTTTCCAAATACCACATATATATTCTGAACTGTTGAAAAGATTTTTATATCAGATGACCTAAACTTTAAAATTGAACCTGTTGTTCCTACCTTTTTCTGTTTATTATTATGGTAGGGTAAAGGTCATAAATGTTGAATGGCAAAGAGAGAACTAACAAAACTCACGAAAGAGGAAACAGAAACATAAGATCCAGCAAAAATCCCTTATGTTTCATTAGATTTGCAGTACTGTCAACAACAGGAAATAACTATTTCTAAatcaaaatcaatacaatttgaTCTTGCATTTGCTCAGCATCCCATGAACATGAAGCCACTAAATGCATCCCTGGACTCGGCCAACCAAataccaaaatctcaaatatctCTCTCTAGCTTAAGCAAAAATGAAGTATAAAACACCATTTGATTTGTCTAAGAAACGAGATAGAAGCAAACCAAGAGAAAATTCCacgatctatatatatgtacacgAAATTGTGAACATCTTCTGCAATATATTACACGGTTGTGGATATCAGTTATGTGAGCCGAGGTTTTAAAAACTATAGCATTCACAGATGATCAATCTTTTCCCAGTTTCCTACATTTCGTCGTCAACCAAACGCCACCCCCACAAACCCATGAATCCACTAAAGcgaaagaaaataatacaagCCCTTTATCTCTAAGGAAGCAAAGAAGTAACCAAGTCAAACCCACAAATCTcagtcaaaaaaaaattaaaaacccaaaTTTCTCAGGAAAGGTAAAAAGAAATACTTACATTGAAGCAATGAGAAATGCCTGCCGATCTCTGCTTTTCTCACCACCATAAATGCAACAAAACTTTGGTGGGTGGGGAAAGGGGTGAATGGGGTCTCTGAGGCGAAGGAATTAAGATTTTGCACAGAACTTTAAGAGAGAtggactaaaaaaaataaaaaataaaaacaaatttaaatatttctggGTCAGCTTCGGAGAGAAGTGAGAGGGTATATGATTGCAGAGCGAAGGTCGTCGCATAGTTCAAGCATTAAATGGAAACAGAACACTCAGGTTTGCCGTTTGTgtgtttaaaaagtaaaaataaaaataattttaaatattttttattataaaagttCGTaacgtctctctttctctctccggAGAGGGATGGATTTTCAAATTCTGAACTTTGAATGACTGTCCTTGGAAAGGATGATAAAATCACGCAAGGAGGCACGTAGGATGGGGGAGACAATTGATTCGCAacggacctttttttttttttttagagaaatatttatattcccCTTTCGctcattatctattttattatccAACAAGTATATTAAGAGCAATTGGCATGCTAAGTCCAAGtccaaatatgaaataaaaattttttgatttttatatttaactattttttttaatattaatacaaaatattaaatattaaatacaagtatatttacaaaatattaaattttaatattaatacaagtgtatttataaaatattaattttttaaaatattattaaaatatataatattatattactatttaacTGTAGAATGGCTAGTCCAACATGAACtaatctctttaaaaattttaactatagccaaattttaaattctaatcaaaatttagacttgcTGTGAGGTGCTtgacaattattattattttatttttgtttgacccactttataaaaatgatgatatCATTCCCTCAAGTGTATGGtaccttcttttcttttcttttttaaataaacaagtgtACAGTATCTGCAGGTAGATGATAAGCATAATAACCTGTCTACCTAGCcgttgtgtatatatatatatatgcgaaatatatatatatatatatatatatatatattgtcaagaccaaataataatgataataatatcaTGCTTGTACTAATGTAATAAAACAAACGTCATGAGGATGCCCATTTTGGCAGCTTACATAAGAAGGTAAGCAAAGCAAGGAGGTCAAGAGAATATTTGAATTAagtacttttcaattttttaaagatgaagcatgtgcatgcatgcatgcatgcaagctaCACATCATAATTTCACATGCATGCAACCTTTCGTGCAGTCATGATGCAtggttagttttcttttctatgCTTTTTTCTTCTGAAATAACAACATAAAGACAAAAAATTTCCCTCATGCAACCAAACACAGATGAAGTTAGGaaatttcgaattttttttttgtctagaCATGGGTTTGGAAGAGTACTATAATGTCTTTTTTTGGGCCTGTTTCATCCTTATAATGTCTTTTTGTAGTCTATGATACGAATCGAAAAGCGATATATGGTAGTAATTAGGTTAAGATGGATTATGAGATATATAGGATTTAAGATCCTAATTGATAAGTGATCGTCATATATAagttaagagaaatgatatttgcagttgtgAAGTGCGCAAACGCCGCGCAATCCTTTtagaaaaagtaagtaaatatgagattcatgtgaaaacaaaaattaattttttaataatagaccgtgttctttttcaaaaagatcgTGCCATGCTTGCGCATTCCacaactatatctaacattactcaatctTATCAAACGATGTTTTGCAATCTGCGCCAAAAACTATATATCATCCCATTTAAAGACCAGAAGTGGTTGATAGTGCTATTTGATAGTTCATGATCATAGTTAAAAGGTGTAATGTATgatcaattttgataatttaaaatgtACATTATAGAATACGAAGTGGTTAAAGGATGgaaatgatataattttctcCGCACTGACCATTTCATCATAGTAAGTTCAATAACCTTTCCTGGATTTATCATTTTCTCAACTTATTGaaccaaattaattaatgagtaatgctaggtacaagtttcaaataaacaagtttCATACAAGTTCATTTGGTACATGGTATGCGATTGTATTATTGCACGATAAATAGGTATCTGGAGCTCTGTTTGGGtgatatacaaaaataatttgcaGGGAAGTGTAAATCAAACAAGACCTATCTTTCCCTGGCCTTAAATGCAATAACCATGATAAAGATTTCATTCaaactaaaaattttaaatattgcatCTAACAAAGATTGCACGAGCAGATagaaaagaaagcaaatgaAAACTACAAGCAtggaaagagaaaggaaagttgtagagataagataaaaaaaaaatggtgatcATGTGAAGAGCAGAGAGAACACAACCATCTATTTGAAGCTTCtagtgtttttttgtttctcctTCTAATTAAGCACCTAGCAACTCCTTCCTGGTTTCAAAAAAGATAAATACACAAACACCTGACTTTGCTCtatgagaaaattttagaaataaccAAGCACAATCTTGATGAATGAAGAAGGAAAGAGAATGAAAAGGGATGCCTACCAAAAaactttgaataaaatatttgaaaaaattatttagccAGCTAAAACTAATTGACAAATTTGACCGGTTGAAATAGCTTGTTCTCACCGAATTAGGACTATCATCCGAGTTCTGGACTGGGTACCTAGATATACCTGGTCCAGAACTCGGATTTCAAGCCTGGGCCAGAATCCAGATGAATCTAAGTTCCGTCTTgtacctgatttttttttttaagaaaagcctatatgttattaattttaaccaaatgcatgcaaaagaaaatataaatataaaaacagtacctatatatatatatatatatgatctcctCTTCATGTCAAATCTGACTCTCAGAGAATACGAGTTCGGTTCTACtgcataaaaatacaaaatattcaaaagaacTAAAGTTAGAAACTAATTACCATTTTAACTAAATtcatgcaaaataaaatatatacaatattcatcatgtaaaaatGCATGCAACATACAATACAATTCACtacattattttgtatttatacattacattataaaataaaaaattacgatatatgaattattttgattttggagACATTGTTTTGGTCATGATCCTCCAGGATTTGGCAGTAGACTTTGGTTTCATCAGGTGGAGAGCTGGAGTAACAACAACCTAAGAAATCTTCAAGTTTTGGGCCCTGATCTTCATTTGGATTTGCTGCACCAATGAAATTCTCAAATCTCCAATCTACAAAATCAATCATCAATgagataagaaaatatatactgaTTCAACAGTCAACTGAATGTGATTAATGTTGGAAAATAATTCCCAACCTTTTACTTTGTATTGGCAGCACTGCCTATACAATTCCCTACCTTTTACGTCTTCAAAGTTGGTAGAAAACAAGAGGCAATAAAGctggttttttttaaattggtaaACCTGAACGAGGACACATAGATATAGACATAATTAGATgcatatgtgtgtatatatatatatatatatatatatatatatatatacacaataaatGAAGAACCAAACTCATTCGTATAGTCTCTTTCCATAGTGACAAAACATAGTCATtgcatatataatactaataccTCTATTGAAGAACATATTCACTCGTAACAGATTCTAAATTTTTCAGCATTAATGGAAAGGAAGACTCACAACAGTAGCTCAGTTGAAGATGAAATTAgataatcatctaaaaaaatattaaaaactgagttagatagatattaaaaaaaaatatttcaagtttcaaacttacTTTCAAAGTCCATCGACTGTATGTATTCTTCCAACTCTCGAATATCAATTGGTTTGGTCCTTAACTAATTTTGGATGCAAATGAGGGCTTCAACAGTTTCTGGAGATAATGAACTCCTAACAGGATCCCATATGCGTCCTCCAGTACTAAATGCAGTCTCCGAGACAACAGTGAAAACAAGGGTGACTAACACATCACGTGCTAGCTCAGCAAGGACATGATAATTGACAGCATTAACTCTCTACCAATCTAAGATATCAAAACCGAGCGAGTCTTTTACACACGCCTTAGATAAATACCCCTCTAACTCTAATCTGAACTTCATAACATCCTACTCCTCAAGGTATTTGGTGAACATGTTCCAAAATTTAGTCGGAGGCGGCACCAGCTCATTGCCAATATTTGTATTAGTAGTGCTTGGCCTTCCTTGAGCCACATTAGAATTGCCCCCACTAATCACACGAACTGTGTTATACTGCTCGATCAAGCggcctaaaatgagtttaaccTTATCCTCTATCTTATCTGCCAACTCATACCCTTTGCACTTTTGCAACCAAAACTTCATTGCCATCATTTTATATCGTAGATTAAGCACAAAAGTAACATATATCATCGAATTGAGCCTATTTGTGCTATCtcaatacttgtcatacttaCTTCTTATATTTATACCCACGGTACTAGTGATAATATCATTACTCAAGCACATATCATTTCATGCATCTTCAATTGTGCAAAGTtgctcaaaatatacattaGTCGTTACATACAAAGAACTAGAAATGTTCAatgtaacatcataaaaaattgttagcAATTCTATAAAAATCCGTGCATTTTTCCAATCATCACAAGTAGGGTTCACAAATTGTTCATCCACAAACACATATTGTTCAAATACTTGTTTATGTTTTCCAGTTGTactcaacatcaaatatgtAGAGTTTCATCGAGTAGGAACATCCAAGCAAATCATCCTCCCACTGATCTTTTCCTTTGCCGCACAAGCCTTGAACTTGGCAAATCTTGACGGCGAAGATTTCACATACCTAACGGCATCCCTAATCTTTGTTACAAATTCATAAACATCGTTCAAGACATCCATAACAATCAGATTCAATATATGGGCAACACACCGCATGTGAAGAAATTCAACACCCAATATAGTACAATCATTATCTTTTATTCTCCTCCTTATGTAATCAATATAAACATCATATGAGGAGGCATTTTCAATTATGATGGTCAAAATCTTATCAACACCCTATTCATACAATCCCAAGTCTAATACCCTCCAACAATTTCTATAGCTGTATATTCTCTTTGTTATACAGCTTAATACAATCTCTTTTTAGAGTGATTCGGGATGGTAAAGTAAATTAAAACTCTAAATCAGCCAAACTCAACAAACCATATGTGCTCCACTAGCCTAAAAGACAATTCACGcataataaaaaacttagcaGTTGGCACCCTAAGTTTTTATACATCATACTTCACTAGACCTTGTGGGCTACACACTCTTCCCACCACATCCCTCTTAACACTAGAGGGTTGACTTTTTCCAATTCTTTTAACTCAAAGAATAGAAGTTTCATATGCATTCTGGAGGTAGTGTATCATAGATGAAGTGTCATTCTTGTAGTGGCAATTGTATAACTTAGCGCAATAATTGCACTGAGCTTTTGGGTTATCGTGGTTAATAGGTTGCACTTTAGTAGTATTCACATACCACCGATTGGTTACTAGGTATTTTTTCTGGATTTCTTAGATAAAGGTGGGAAGGAATGGGTAGGATGTTGTGTATATATGGATGAAGGGGTTGGAAGACTCTCATGCTCCTCCACATCCACTGGAATAGAAGAGGAGTCACCACCAACCCCTTGGGTTGTACCGACATTACAACTCACAGAATCTTCTTCCATctgttattgagtaataaagaccaccaaacacaatataataaataatcaaacataACAAATCCATAACCAAACACACATATCATAGTTCTCTTTGTACACTATCAAACAAGGCCGGTGCATATGAAATAGTGGAATGTAATGATTCAGGCATAACTTATTTccaattttaatatgaaaaaaaaaattataaaaggtTTTTATATTAAGCTTGAAACTACCCAAGTTCCCatgtattgtaaatttgtaatacaACGTTCTgtcaattcactcaacaaattagttagttgtcaattatgtgattatttaatactaaaaaagtaataacataaagtaaataaattgattAAGACTAATTTTGGTATCGaagaaaaatcttttaaaaaactctttaaaggtaaaaccttaCACAGTAGCTAAATctagaaaagtcaattttattatttgaaaatcaattacaagcaAATCTCATTACAAAACTTTTGACAATTGACTCTTTTACTTGACACGACAAATGACTCGTTTGCctctaccgcagtagcagccaTAACCTCTGACGATATTCAAATATTGACTTTTCTCCAGGAACTCCAGTGACTAAATCACGATCACTCAATCTCCAACTTGGAGCACGATCACTtgtgaagagagaaaaatgactATAAAATCTTCAAGAGAATTTTCTCACACATAAGTACttggaatatatttttctatatctCCAAGCCGAAATTAGTGATCATGTAATCCAATCGGATccctttaaataaataatttaaaattagtttgaattgCAGTAGGACTCTACTGACGGAGTGACTCTGTCGTGAGAGATTCTTCTGACGGGATGTTGACACCTGGCACTAAATCTTCTAAGCAATAGCAGTTTCTCATTCAAACTTTTCTCTGGATAATTATAGAACTCTTGGAACTCGACTTTCACACTCTTGAATTATCTAAAACACTTCCTAATAACTTATACATAAACTCAAAatagttatagataaagtcaaaataGTTATACATAAACTCCCCTCGGGGGTCCCTTGCCAGGAGCGGCCCTACTACCCCCCGGCGATATCAgttttggctctgataccaattgaggTATAACTCATCTTACAAAAGCGATTGTGCAAGAGAGGGTGTCTCTCTCAATATAAAGCCACTAGCAGGATCACTACTAGTCAATGTGGGACTATCCCGGCCCggcaacataattaagagacctagcaatagtaagttcatccttcactttgtaagcgaacaagcgaggtaaaccatcaataaatttctccttccaatAAGGCTTCTGGCTGTCATcccgaagcattactttggaaataaaaacatcttggtaccatctataattaGACATATGATGACATCTAAAATTGTTCaactggtcgctgatgcggATAGTTAtgtcagatggtgtgccaataaaatgctttaaaattatataaatcaaagtattaactccatcagattaGGCAGATCCAATGgcttcatcaaaaataggtaacccttcatcattacacttgacagtgTTCTGAATGGTTTGTTtagcatctctggttaggtgtttatcccatcagtttcttaaaacaccggaaaaatcttatgttaaaatcttaacaatatcaggttacctaatattgttatttacataagcatttgccacaagagacatttttttcatggtattcgtgatttcttgttcagagaaaccatcaatattccactcgtaaactttgtcggcagagtaagaagaatggctttgaaaaactttttcttcaaactgtaaatcatgaggagtaggcctggaataccagttcttcgttaaactcattggtttggatccttttgaagaaaatctgactatttcagattttaaaacaatatcttgaaaattcttttcaagtaaatcaagatccttttcttcagaagagtaatcgttagaagactcatctgtagtttcaacaagaacttcttctcctttttctttgttagacaaagcatagtagaaggctgttcttttttcagatcactaagcatttgatcaatcttatctaaagtctttgcttgtggatttttaaaatcaattttggctcgactttcaggtaagataatcaaaagtttttcaattattttctttggttgatctgtagtcaaaaccaaaggaataggatcaggtttatcaaccttttcttcaatttgatctaactgttgtccgatcgtatgaagagcaagattcacaaaattattttgagaaataaccttttttgtttctttgagaatcttgtcatTCTCAGGATCTCTAGAAACAGTTTCCAAGATTTTGAAAGgcgaagcagatatctcaacccttttatgggtgatgagaacagtctccaaatgCGGATGGCTAAACTGGACTACCATtttgccttcttccttgacaaaatcagttttaaaaacattcaaagtgttgttagaaacataaatattttcaacaaaattaaagaaaagaatatgtttttgttgcttattcatttcttctttccatttctgtttaacaagttgtttttctttttcagaatactttgcatggTAGGCTTTTCGCCTATcactgttttttgaaagtttgtattcttcaaaaagataaaaaagatcaaacgcaaatggtttattcaacacagttaaactgtgatgaacaTGTGGTGCAACATGAGCTACTATATTTGAAACTGTgggtgataaagatgagtcatcttctttatcggtttcattatgaataggatggtctttagaggatccagtatcctgtgcagaataaaaggcagaagtaacttgagaggacgtaaaaattcatttcagttttaaaacaggattaactgGTTAggctgttttaacagaatcttccagaaattgtttgagattttggtatcttcttactggaatttctaaccctgcaaaagaagaactagatccagcataagaatttcttcttaaccctggagatctagtctgataaaaaataatttaatagttccatccaaatactattgaatgttacttgggtaACTATCAACAGGGTTTCGAGGGATAGGAGGAgcctcttcttccaaaatccattctttgggaagaattatgtctttccaaaaaatcatttttgaaattgaaacatccgcatctggggttgaactctggatcagaagagtttttccctggatggattttgtaatagtttttggatttaaactcgtttttaaaagacgataataaatcctgtaaatcaaaatAAGGGGTTTGTTAcccttaagcatatcatatccagaagttaaaatgtttaaagtcaaacattttgaaatatgttcatcatcaagagcaagtgttaattctggataacaattaaaatggactggtccatccgttaGAGAGGATgggatcattccgagaatacttgtttcaaaattattgaatctgacATCCCTTAAACAGAATAATACAGATGCATTGATGcctctccttgttaaaggtttggtagcaatttggacagatccaatatgaatatatttaaaatcttgctgtaagaattttgtcatctgttcttttgggaagagataacatttttcttgagttttgaaaatagcataagtttgttcaacagtacaCACGTAAAATTGTGTGTGCAAAGATCTTTCAAACCAATTGGTTCGATAGATCGTGCTAACACTAAGTTTTagaatcttccatgatcccagcaCAGGCGACTCTgttgcttcaaaagcacagtcttcctcattaactatgtcaggcggcatagccgacctaaaactaattgttgaattggatctactTATCCAACttattttgtcctaggacaataccaaccgtcgcatctcaggggtctgcgaacttat
Above is a genomic segment from Juglans microcarpa x Juglans regia isolate MS1-56 chromosome 1D, Jm3101_v1.0, whole genome shotgun sequence containing:
- the LOC121236112 gene encoding uncharacterized protein LOC121236112; this encodes MRKMGVEKEGSKSGGGYAGSFFHLFDWTAKSRKKLFTNKSDLPEHSKQGKKSDGNLPMTRLHLIGEDETGAGSSIKGSSDFSCASSVTDEGCGSRAPGVVARLMGLESLPTLNSSEPYSTPYFDTHSLQDAHYPTNYFDYHHDPQIMHSGNLLNKVEGPARNFVESKPPKKLSRPIEKFQTEILPPKSAKSIPSTHHKLLSPIKSPGFVPTKNAAHIMEAAARIIDPGPQAATKAKLPLVGSSSVHLKVRDLKLRVEAAQKVPMVGSSSVNLKVQDQKEKVKAAHKTSRVAETSRRPVESNVAKYLKGQSMNKSWNGSVDTSFGASTGMEEVSSGLASKTKSVSLAIQAKVNVQKREGINSGTSRSLVRQKEQSEVSINQPFKSQPIIHKNLPKKSSMRNASGVLRQNNQKQNCLIEKEKLHSKSSVSNSQGRKVLSVDSSYGRHKNLSKSTGNSKLGSRKLGLEVADGDKEAYCSAKNFPRKKRTIDREFHFEKNRIADDILNGNSQKPVQSKSVINQDLGWSQDSRKKGVDVVSFTFTAPLTRSMHGSDTACQVAQKSTGSYLDHRGKSMALDTDSLRLSSLGYNVIGGDSLSMLLEQKLRELTHGVGSYPCDSLKVGSASSSASVVQDSVSSLGTVSSKPRLPDKRHQHEMDTDKFGGGYDPDFSFTDPSAFRWKNKFQGVDEMDGCNSNLVEAGQFSGGRHPSPVSILEPSFSTESCDSSVSTDSNSVEGSRMFSSVQAQAVLGLSSLKKFHSVEPDAELSDSASSISTGTVAEKYTAMSVLTGLARSRQWEIDYVKEILCNVDLMFKDFALGQASEIINPHLFDQLESRKIRWERESGVSRQSRKVLFDCVRECLDLRCGRYVGGGYGTWVKGVATMKRKELLAAEVCKEISSWRSMGDCMVDELVDKDMSSQCGRWLDFQFDAFALGVEVEGEILVSLVDEVVADILQL